In a genomic window of Rhinoderma darwinii isolate aRhiDar2 chromosome 10, aRhiDar2.hap1, whole genome shotgun sequence:
- the LOC142662667 gene encoding C3a anaphylatoxin chemotactic receptor-like, translating to MLYTSPHSSDNPEHFENLTLSGSFPPKSVKTHLVNASVNNNDTSDLWISFNNFSVPTFLITWYCIIFFLGIVGNGLVIWIAGFKMKTISSVWLLNLAIADLISCASIPLRIAEWITIKQMKLLLCKISTGLFFVTMTSSVNFLTAMSVDRCISVIWPIWWKHHRTYRSAATITVIIWALSLIMSFPFVTVNNLFFSFTECSTKKLEEKTKKFMQIARFIVMFFIPFIIILICNGIMCFKLRKVKKKGKTFRSYKIFVALVMIFFITAFPYHAWRLIPLNFSSEAVDHFLTQFFVCLAYLNSGLNPFLYVFMGTDFKKHFRLALSEVKSSFSEKPSKTT from the coding sequence GGTAAACGCCTCTGTGAACAATAACGACACTTCGGACTTGTGGATAAGTTTCAACAATTTTTCTGTTCCAACCTTTTTAATCACCTGGTACTGCATCATTTTCTTTTTGGGAATTGTCGGGAATGGTTTAGTCATCTGGATTGCTGGATTTAAAATGAAGACAATAAGTTCTGTGTGGCTCCTCAACCTGGCCATCGCTGACCTCATAAGTTGTGCATCAATTCCACTGCGCATTGCAGAATGGATAACAATAAAACAAATGAAACTTCTTCTATGTAAAATCAGCACCGGTTTATTCTTTGTAACCATGACTAGTAGCGTAAACTTTTTGACAGCCATGAGCGTTGATCGCTGCATATCAGTAATATGGCCCATTTGGTGGAAACATCATAGAACCTACAGGTCTGCCGCTACCATAACCGTGATCATTTGGGCGTTGAGTCTAATTATGAGTTTCCCTTTTGTCActgttaacaatttgtttttcagttttacAGAATGTTCTACAAAAAAGCTtgaagaaaagacaaaaaaatttATGCAAATTGCTAGATTTATCGTCATGTTTTTTATCCCTTTCATCATAATCCTTATCTGCAATGGAATCATGTGTTTCAAACTACGAAAAgttaaaaagaaaggaaaaactTTTCGATCTTACAAAATCTTCGTAGCACTTGTCATGATCTTTTTTATCACTGCGTTTCCGTATCACGCTTGGCGGTTAATTCCGTTAAATTTCAGTTCTGAGGCAGTTGATCATTTTTTAACTCAGTTTTTCGTCTGTTTGGCTTATCTCAACAGTGGTCTCAATCCCTTCCTCTACGTGTTCATGGGCACAGATTTCAAAAAGCATTTCAGGTTGGCACTATCAGAGGTGAAAAGTTCTTTTAGCGAAAAACCTAGTAAAACAACCTAG